The Azotosporobacter soli genomic sequence AAGGCTTGGCGAAACGGATGACGCCGCGCGAGGACAATTTAAAGGTGCGCTTGTCACAGCTGAAGGAATTGGAAAAGGACGTAGAGCGCGATGTTCTAGAAACGTCTGAAATTGCGGCGCAGAAACGCGACTATGCGGCGAAGAATGAAGCGTACCTAGCGATGGCGCTGGACGGGGAAAAAGACTACCGCGACGTGTTGGTAACCGGCGCGACCGGTTACTTGGGCATCCATGTCCTGCATGAGTTGCTCACTACGAAAACCTGCCGTCTGCATGTCATCATCCGCGGCCAGACGCAAGAAGCGGCGCAGCAGCGTTTGGCGAAAAAAATCGCGTATTATTTCGGCCCGCAGGCCTGGCAGGAACTGAAGATCGACGAACGTGTGACGATTCTGGCCGGCGACCTGCAAGCCGCGCAGCTCGGCGTGGCTGCGGCGGCGTATCAAGAAATGGCGGAGCGTGTCGAGGCGATCATCCATACGGCGGCCAACGTCCGGCATTACGGCCATTATCAGGAGTTTTACGACAGCAATGTGCAGGCGACGCTGGAACTCTTGGCACTTGCCAAAACCGGCAGTCGCAAGGATTTTCACCACATTTCGACGATGTCGGTCGGCGACGGCGCCATTGCAAAACAGGAACGGGCCGTGTTTACCGAATATGAGTTGGATATCGGCCAGGAACACGAAAGCTACTATGTAAGGACCAAGCTGGAAGCGGAAAAAGCGGTCGCGGCAGCACGGGCGGACGGCATCAACGCCAACATCTTCCGCGTCGGCAACATCTCGCACAACTCAGAGTCGGGCCTGTACCAGGAAAATGTCGAAGAAAATGCCTTCTATACGCGCCTCAAGGCGTTCATCAATATTGGCGCAGTGCCGGAAAAATTGGATGAAGCCGAATTTTCCTTCGTCGATTCTCTGGCCAAAAGCATCTGCCTGCTGGCGTATAACGGCGCTTTGAAAAATGAAACCTATCATCTCTACAACCCCGAAAACGTAAAGATATCGAAGCTCCTGAGCGAACCGATCCTGAATGTGAACGTCAGCCGTTTGCCGTTCGGCGCGTTCATTGATTATCTGTACGATAACTTTGAAAAGACCGGCTTCAGGACGCATATCGAAAACATCCTGCTCCACTCCGGCTGGCTGGATGACGATGCGCGGGGCCGAACCGCCTGGACGATCTGGGCGGACAAGACCAACCTGCTCTTAGAGCGGCTGGGCTTTGTCTGGCCAAAACTGGAAGCGGACAAGTTAAAACCGTTGATTCGCCAGGCCTTGCACGAACGGATCGCGTTTTTACAAACTACACCGCTTTTCGGCAACTTGCCGCTGGATGAAATCGGCATAGCCGCCGGACTGGCGCGCCAGAGCGTCTATGACAGCGATACGGCCATTCTTTGGGAAGGCGAAGCGAATGACCAACTGCATCTGGTGATGGACGGCTTTTTGGAAATCAGTCGCAGCGCAAGCGGCGGCTGGCTGGGAACGATCGGAGTGTTGGGGAAAACGGAGTTCATCGGTGAAGAAAGCATCGCCGGGGCGGCAGCCTCATCGATAACGGCCGAGGCGATCATCGGCGAAGCGCTGATCCTCTGCTTCGAAGGCGAAGTGATGCGACGCTTGTTTGCCAAGGATTCCAAGCTGGCGTTGAATCTGATGCAGGGGATGAACGAAAAGATGCGCAAGCTGGAAAAAATGCTGGTCAGCATCGGCTAAAAAAGAAAGAGTGGTAAAATGAAAAAAGCAGTCTATGTAAACGAAATGGGTTTGCATCGGCTGCTTTTTGCCGAAGAAAAGTAAAAAAGAAATAGAGGAAAGATCGTTGTAAGCCTGCTGCGTTGAACAAATGTAAAAGTTTCGCGGATTGCCTAAAAAGCGGTTAAGAAAAGTTCTCTTCTGCACGATGTTAAAAACAAGTCCGGTTTTAAGAGGAAGGGGAACGTGGGAAATGAGATATACAGGGCGTTTGGCGGCTAGCGGAGTCATGCTGGCTGGAATTCTTATCATGCGCGTTTATGCATATATTTATTTTGGCTATCCTCTTACGGAAATTCCGCTGGTCGGGATCATTTTCGTCGGACTTGCCTATGCTGCAGGACTTCAATACGATAAGGTCTGCTTTTTTTCCGAAAAAGACAGTCTGACCCGCTGCTACAATCGTCGCTTCGTCAGCCGGAACATTCCGCTGCTGCTGGCAAGCGTGGAAAAGAAACGGGAACGATTGAGTCTGGCTTTGCTGGACTGTGATAATTTTAAAGCGATCAATGACATATACGGTCATCAAATGGGCGACCGTGTACTGAAAGAAGTGGCAGCCTTGATCCGGGCAAATATCCGCAAGAGTGATTCTCTTATTCGCTGGGGCGGCGACGAGTTTATCCTTGTTACGCCCTATATCGGCCCTAGTGAGCTGCAAGAGATTAACCAGGCATTAGCCGAACTCTCTAAAAAGCTGCAAGTCGAGATTCGCGTTTCCTCCGGTATTGCGAGTTATCCGCAAGATGCGAAAACCTTTGAAAATCTGATAAAGGTTGCCGATCATGCCATGTACGAGGCCAAGCCAAGAAAAACGGTGCACAGCCAACAGTATGCGGGCTGAAACGGCATACTGCGATAAAAAAGGAAAAGACAACCGGCGACAGGTTGTCTTTTTTCCTTTACAATGAGGGCGATAGAGTCGATTTTACTGCGTTTGAAAGGCTTAGCGCGTAATAGGGCAGGAAGTTTTTGATTTGCTAAGAATTAATATAGTGAAGAAGAAAAAGAGTGCGTGTACAAGAGAGAGGAGTGTTGGGATGAATGAGGAGGAACAGGGCGGAAAAATGAACCCTTGGCGGATGATTCTCTCGAAGCCGCGCGTGACGTTGCGCTGGCTACTGGCTAACCGTCCGGGTTACGGCGTGCCGCTGCTGACCGTGCTGCAGGGAATTGCGATTACGTTTCAACAGGTGAGCAACGAAGAGTTGATGCGCCTGGTCAATTTCCCCGTCTTCGTTATGATGGCGGTCGTGACCGGGCCGCTCTGGGGCGCAGTCGCAGTCTACGGCGGCAGTTATATCATGAAATGGACAGGCAGAGTGTTCGGCGGTGTGGCAAACGTTATGCAACTCCGGATGGCGCTCGCTTGGGCATCGCTGCCGTCGCTTTTTCAATTACTGATTGTGTTCGGCGTTTTGCTCCGTTTCGGTGTTACAGGCGCGGCAATCGAGCCGCTTGCCGCGCTGCAGACCGGCGCGATCAGCGTCGCCATCGGTCTTTGGCAGCTGGTGTTGCTAATCGCCTGCCTGATGGAAGTGCAGGAGTATGCGTTTTCGAAAGCATTGGGAAATATAGTGCTGTTTACGCTGGTGATGTTTTTCGTGTTGCTGTTGCCGTTGATCCTGTTGGGGATATTGTTAGTATCCTAGAGAAATGGGGAAGCCTTTCCAGAATGGCTGCGAAGGCTTTTTTCTTTGCGATGTTGATGGCTTTGGCAAATTGAACTTGGTAATGGTGTGCTTTTTTGTTTTTTTAGCTCTATCCGCGAAAGCGGTTTTGCCATGACGGGGCGGATTTCGGGCCAGACATGGTCGCAGTAGTCTGCAATCCTAGAAATACCAGATATATGACGCCATCCGTGGCGCAATATCTGCGGGCAACGTCCTGTTGCCCGTTTCTATGATTTTGCCTGCCGCTCTCTGTCTGGCAACCTCATCCTAAAGGTCTTAGCAAAACCGCTTCCGCGGGGCTTGGGGGGAACGACGGAGAATTGCTTCGCAGGATGGGGGCGAAGGATTTCTTCTTTGCAATGTTGGAGGTTTGGGGAAATTCAACTTGGTAGTGGTGTGATGTTTAGCTTCTTTAGCTCTATCCGCGAAAGCGGTTTTTCCAGAATGGATCGGACTTCGGGCCAAGCATGGTCGAAGCCGTCTGCGTCCGGCAATATGTCTCGCGAATGCGCCGTCCGTGGCGCTCGCTCGTAGACGCCATCCGGGCGTCTATATTGCCGAACTTGCCTGCTTCTTCCTGCTTGGCAGCCTCGTCCTCAAGTTTCTGGAAAAACCGCTTCCGCGGGGCTTTGGGGAACGACGAAGAATTGCTTCGCAGGATGGTTGCGGAGCAATTCGTTTTTTGGAATGTTGAGAGCCTTGGCAAATTGAATTTGATAGTGGAGTGGTATTTAGTTTCTTTAGCTCTATCCGCAAAAGTGGTTTTACCAGAATGGGTCGGACCTCGGGCCAAGCATGGTCGAAGCTGTCTGCGTTTGCCAATATGCCTCGCGAATGCGCCGTCCGTGGCGCTCGCTCGTAGACGCCATCCGGGCGTCTATATTGCCGAACTTGCCTGCTTCTCGCTGCTTGGCAGCCTCGTCCTCAAGTTTCCGGCAAAACCGCTTCCGCGGGGCTTGGGGGAACGAGAGATAAAGACAAAACGGAGAATGACCACTCGCTTTTATTTGTGGAAGGGAATTGGATTGTGAAAAGCGAAGGTATCCATAAAACATAGTGATTTCATAGCAGGAAGGAAGAGGGCAGAACAGTCCTCGATCTTTCCTAAATTAGTGCGTCATTAGTTATAGATGGTATTTCGAGGAACAACTACAAGCGAAGCATGGAGAGGATGTTTTCAGTGGGGAAAATAGTTATTATTGCCGATGCGTGGGGCGCGAAACTAGGCGGTATCAATTCTTTCAATTTTGATATTTGCACGGCGTTAGGAAAAGTGTCGGCACGGTACGGTGTTGATGTTATCTGTGTAACAATGGGAGCAACGGAAGCTGAAATAAAGGAAGCTAAAGAAAATGGCGTAAGTTTGATTTCGATTGAAGTGTCTAAAGAAGGAATTAAGCCACACAGAGCATATGAAATTGTTGGTAAGATTAAAAATATTTATAGTGGTGAAGTTCTTTGGTGGATTGGTCATGATGTTTTTACTGGTGAAGTAGCGATGAAGTGTAAGGTG encodes the following:
- a CDS encoding GGDEF domain-containing protein, whose protein sequence is MRYTGRLAASGVMLAGILIMRVYAYIYFGYPLTEIPLVGIIFVGLAYAAGLQYDKVCFFSEKDSLTRCYNRRFVSRNIPLLLASVEKKRERLSLALLDCDNFKAINDIYGHQMGDRVLKEVAALIRANIRKSDSLIRWGGDEFILVTPYIGPSELQEINQALAELSKKLQVEIRVSSGIASYPQDAKTFENLIKVADHAMYEAKPRKTVHSQQYAG
- a CDS encoding Yip1 family protein, producing the protein MNEEEQGGKMNPWRMILSKPRVTLRWLLANRPGYGVPLLTVLQGIAITFQQVSNEELMRLVNFPVFVMMAVVTGPLWGAVAVYGGSYIMKWTGRVFGGVANVMQLRMALAWASLPSLFQLLIVFGVLLRFGVTGAAIEPLAALQTGAISVAIGLWQLVLLIACLMEVQEYAFSKALGNIVLFTLVMFFVLLLPLILLGILLVS